In Anaerobacillus isosaccharinicus, one genomic interval encodes:
- a CDS encoding electron transfer flavoprotein subunit beta/FixA family protein, whose product MHIVVCIKQVPDTKIIKVNPKTNTLDRSSAPAILNPYDAHAVEEAVRLRQQHGGKITVLSMGPPQAVNAIRKCVEIGADEGVLISDRAFAGADTLATSYALTKAIEKIEKQEPISLILCGKHAIDGDTGQVGPGIARRLSIPPITNVIKIEKVDVAEGKVDIRRKIENGHEIIQSQTPCLLTVEKEINEVSYSPLPNMIKAARYQPTVWAVADLDDVDMQQLGMKGSPTIVGKMWPPAKSEGAKLIEGDAKSQVSQLVSIVLEKRELFEQKGGR is encoded by the coding sequence ATGCACATAGTCGTTTGTATTAAGCAGGTACCAGATACAAAGATTATTAAAGTTAACCCGAAAACGAATACGCTAGACCGTTCAAGTGCACCAGCAATTTTAAATCCTTATGATGCCCATGCAGTTGAAGAAGCAGTTCGTTTAAGACAACAACATGGTGGGAAGATTACCGTCCTTTCAATGGGACCACCACAAGCTGTCAATGCGATTAGAAAATGTGTAGAAATTGGTGCTGATGAGGGTGTTCTTATTTCCGATAGAGCCTTTGCTGGAGCGGATACGCTAGCGACAAGCTATGCCTTAACGAAAGCAATTGAGAAAATCGAGAAACAAGAGCCGATCTCGTTAATTTTATGTGGAAAGCACGCAATTGACGGAGACACTGGTCAAGTTGGCCCTGGTATCGCTCGTCGTTTGTCAATTCCACCGATAACAAATGTCATTAAGATCGAAAAAGTAGATGTAGCTGAAGGCAAGGTTGATATTCGCCGTAAAATTGAAAACGGTCATGAAATTATTCAATCACAAACTCCTTGTTTACTAACAGTAGAAAAAGAGATTAACGAAGTTTCATATTCACCACTTCCAAATATGATTAAAGCTGCTAGATACCAACCAACAGTTTGGGCAGTAGCTGACCTTGATGATGTTGATATGCAACAGCTTGGTATGAAGGGCTCACCAACTATTGTAGGTAAAATGTGGCCTCCTGCAAAAAGTGAAGGAGCAAAGCTTATTGAAGGCGATGCTAAATCTCAAGTGAGTCAGCTTGTTTCAATAGTTCTTGAGAAACGCGAGCTATTTGAACAGAAAGGCGGTAGGTAA
- a CDS encoding electron transfer flavoprotein subunit alpha/FixB family protein: MNIEEYKGVWVFIEQIEGNVVGVSLELLGAGRALADKLEVDLCGVLLGENVKEIPAQLFEYGADKVYMIDDPVLKDYRSETYMTAVGDLVRKYKPEIFLYGATANGKDLASAVATEVMTGLTADTTMLDIDLEKRLFEASRPAFGGNIMATILCKKHRPQMATVRSKVMKALEPQPGRTGEVIEETISIKEDDLRTKVLEIVRDMSKKVNLADAEIIVAAGKGVKDEKGFKLVCDFADVLNATVGASRDVVEAGLIGHDHQVGQTGETVTPKLYFAIGISGAVQHVVGMNNSETIIAINNDPEAQIFNASHYGIVGDLFEIVPILTEEFRAALKEVGGVKVHA, from the coding sequence ATGAATATTGAAGAATATAAAGGCGTCTGGGTTTTTATTGAGCAAATCGAAGGAAACGTAGTTGGAGTATCTTTAGAATTACTAGGAGCAGGTCGTGCACTAGCTGACAAGCTCGAAGTAGATTTATGTGGCGTCCTATTAGGAGAAAACGTAAAAGAAATTCCTGCTCAACTTTTTGAATATGGTGCAGATAAAGTCTACATGATTGATGACCCAGTTTTAAAAGATTATCGCTCAGAAACTTATATGACAGCGGTTGGTGATCTCGTTCGTAAATACAAGCCAGAAATTTTCTTGTATGGTGCGACGGCTAACGGTAAGGATTTAGCAAGTGCTGTAGCTACAGAAGTTATGACAGGTCTTACTGCGGATACAACTATGCTTGATATTGACTTAGAAAAGCGTTTATTCGAAGCAAGCCGTCCAGCCTTTGGTGGTAACATTATGGCAACGATCCTTTGTAAGAAGCATCGTCCACAAATGGCAACTGTTCGTTCAAAAGTAATGAAGGCTCTAGAGCCACAACCAGGCCGAACAGGAGAAGTTATTGAAGAAACCATTTCAATTAAAGAAGATGATTTACGTACAAAGGTTTTAGAAATTGTTCGTGATATGAGCAAAAAAGTGAATTTAGCAGATGCAGAAATCATTGTTGCAGCTGGTAAAGGAGTTAAGGATGAAAAGGGCTTTAAGCTTGTTTGTGATTTTGCAGATGTCCTTAATGCTACAGTTGGAGCAAGCCGCGATGTCGTTGAAGCTGGACTAATCGGTCATGATCATCAAGTTGGTCAAACCGGAGAAACAGTTACACCGAAGCTTTATTTTGCCATTGGTATTTCTGGTGCTGTTCAGCACGTTGTTGGAATGAACAACTCGGAAACAATCATTGCCATTAACAACGATCCAGAAGCACAAATCTTTAACGCTTCCCACTATGGAATTGTCGGTGACTTATTTGAAATCGTTCCAATTCTAACTGAAGAATTTAGAGCAGCGTTAAAAGAAGTTGGAGGTGTTAAAGTACATGCCTGA
- a CDS encoding FAD-dependent oxidoreductase: MPEKFDVIVVGAGPAGAACANVCAKNGLKVLLIERGEYPGSKNVMGGILYRKQTEDIVPEFWKEAPIERPVVEQRFWMLEKESMVSMGYKGKEWAQEPYNNFTVLRAQFDQWFAKKAVEQGALLINETVVLECIQEDGKVVGVRTDRPDGDIYADVVVLADGVNSLLAKSLGFHKEFKPDQVALCAMEVLNMPKGKINDRFGLEGNEGCSVEIFGDATQGQLGTAFLYTNKESINIGVGTTLSGMIRAKVKPYELLEYVKNHPMIRPYIHDGEPAEYLAHLIPEGGYYAIPKLTGNGVLVIGDAAQLVNAIHREGSNMAMASGKMAAEAIIQAKNKKDFSEAGLDSYRTSIFDSFIGKDLKKYKDLTHTFEANPQYLNEYIPLMNRAASQFFTIDGTPKREKQAKIMQSFTAGRGKFGVVKDMYQAWKVMK, encoded by the coding sequence ATGCCTGAAAAATTTGATGTAATCGTCGTAGGAGCAGGTCCAGCAGGAGCAGCGTGTGCAAATGTATGTGCGAAAAACGGTTTAAAAGTATTATTAATTGAACGTGGTGAATACCCAGGATCGAAAAACGTAATGGGTGGTATCTTATACCGTAAACAAACGGAAGATATTGTTCCTGAATTTTGGAAAGAAGCTCCGATTGAAAGACCGGTTGTTGAGCAACGTTTCTGGATGTTAGAAAAAGAATCAATGGTCTCAATGGGATACAAAGGCAAAGAATGGGCTCAAGAACCGTACAATAACTTTACTGTTCTTCGTGCACAATTTGACCAATGGTTTGCCAAAAAGGCTGTAGAGCAAGGTGCGTTATTAATTAACGAAACAGTCGTTTTAGAGTGTATCCAAGAAGATGGAAAAGTAGTTGGTGTTCGTACTGACCGTCCTGATGGAGACATTTATGCTGATGTTGTTGTTTTAGCAGATGGTGTTAACTCATTACTTGCCAAATCTTTAGGCTTCCACAAAGAGTTTAAGCCAGATCAAGTGGCACTTTGTGCAATGGAAGTACTGAATATGCCAAAAGGTAAGATTAATGATCGTTTTGGTTTAGAAGGCAATGAAGGATGTTCTGTTGAGATCTTTGGAGATGCAACGCAAGGTCAATTAGGAACTGCATTTTTATATACGAATAAAGAAAGTATAAACATTGGTGTTGGTACGACTTTATCAGGGATGATCCGTGCTAAAGTTAAGCCTTACGAATTATTAGAATATGTAAAAAATCATCCGATGATTCGTCCATATATTCATGACGGCGAACCAGCTGAGTATTTAGCTCACTTAATACCTGAAGGTGGTTACTATGCAATTCCAAAATTAACAGGTAACGGAGTACTTGTTATCGGAGACGCTGCACAATTAGTAAATGCTATTCACCGTGAAGGGTCTAATATGGCGATGGCTTCTGGTAAGATGGCTGCTGAAGCAATCATTCAAGCGAAGAACAAAAAAGATTTCTCAGAAGCTGGGTTAGATTCTTATCGCACGAGTATTTTTGATAGCTTCATCGGTAAAGATTTAAAGAAATATAAAGATCTTACTCATACGTTTGAGGCAAACCCTCAATATTTAAATGAGTATATTCCGTTAATGAACCGCGCGGCTAGCCAATTCTTTACAATTGATGGTACACCTAAACGTGAAAAGCAAGCGAAAATCATGCAATCCTTTACAGCAGGCCGAGGCAAGTTTGGTGTTGTTAAAGATATGTATCAAGCTTGGAAGGTGATGAAATAA
- a CDS encoding ferredoxin family protein codes for MAKTIEEKQYLVRYKADKKSHLTILNHDKCATECEGQICTLFCPGDVYKWEGDRMFVGYEGCHECGSCRIGCPNDNIKWEYPKGGHGIVFRLA; via the coding sequence ATGGCTAAAACAATTGAAGAAAAACAGTATCTCGTCCGTTATAAAGCTGACAAAAAGTCACACTTAACTATTTTAAACCATGATAAATGTGCAACAGAGTGCGAAGGACAAATTTGTACACTCTTTTGCCCAGGTGACGTTTACAAATGGGAAGGTGACAGAATGTTTGTAGGATACGAAGGCTGTCACGAGTGTGGAAGCTGTCGTATCGGATGTCCAAATGATAATATTAAATGGGAGTATCCAAAAGGCGGTCACGGCATTGTATTCCGCTTAGCCTAA
- a CDS encoding isochorismatase family cysteine hydrolase: MVNQENGEMKALLIIDIINHFQFEDGDKLREQTIPVAEKIAKLKLNAKEHKLPVIYVNDNFKNWHADFRDLVSYCLRNDQLGQSIVELLKPDKDDYHILKPSYSGFYATPLHLLLEQLNVNSLIITGIAGNMCVQFTANDAFMLNYKLYIPADCVASNSIETNQVALEQMKSILKADIRPSYQIKF, translated from the coding sequence ATGGTCAATCAAGAAAACGGAGAAATGAAAGCTTTATTGATTATCGATATAATTAACCACTTTCAATTTGAAGATGGGGATAAACTTCGTGAACAAACAATACCAGTAGCAGAAAAAATTGCGAAATTAAAATTGAATGCAAAGGAACACAAGCTTCCTGTTATTTATGTAAATGATAATTTTAAAAATTGGCACGCTGACTTTCGTGACCTTGTTTCCTATTGTCTTAGAAATGATCAACTCGGCCAGTCTATTGTGGAATTATTAAAGCCGGATAAAGACGATTATCATATACTTAAACCATCTTACTCTGGGTTTTATGCAACTCCCCTTCACTTATTACTTGAGCAACTTAACGTAAACTCATTAATTATTACAGGAATTGCAGGCAACATGTGTGTTCAATTTACTGCAAACGATGCTTTTATGTTGAACTACAAGCTTTATATTCCAGCAGATTGCGTGGCATCTAATTCAATAGAAACCAATCAAGTTGCTTTAGAACAAATGAAAAGTATTTTAAAGGCAGACATTCGTCCTTCCTATCAAATAAAATTCTAA
- a CDS encoding Lrp/AsnC family transcriptional regulator: MDGKELEILQLIEENARISDETLAKMVDLTIEETRDIIKELEDQKVILGYSAVIDWTKINETETVTAMIDVKVTPKRGVGFDDVAERIYRFPEVRALYLMSGAYDLSVVIEGKTMQEVARFVSEKLSTLDSVLSTTTHFQLKKYKHDGVVFSDGEEDHRIVITP; encoded by the coding sequence TTGGATGGTAAAGAGCTAGAAATATTACAATTAATTGAAGAGAATGCTAGGATTTCTGATGAAACTTTAGCAAAAATGGTGGATCTCACAATTGAAGAAACGAGAGATATTATTAAAGAATTAGAAGATCAAAAGGTTATCCTAGGATACTCAGCGGTCATCGACTGGACAAAAATTAATGAAACAGAAACTGTTACGGCGATGATTGATGTCAAAGTAACGCCTAAACGCGGGGTTGGTTTTGATGATGTTGCAGAAAGGATTTATCGTTTCCCAGAAGTTAGGGCTCTCTATTTAATGTCTGGTGCGTATGACCTTTCTGTTGTTATTGAAGGGAAAACAATGCAGGAAGTCGCACGGTTTGTTTCTGAGAAGCTTTCAACACTAGATTCAGTTCTTTCTACAACAACACACTTCCAATTGAAGAAATACAAACATGATGGTGTTGTGTTCAGTGACGGTGAAGAAGATCATAGGATTGTGATTACCCCATGA
- a CDS encoding aminotransferase encodes MRRFFDLASSMDNIISLGVGEPDFITPWAVREACISSLERGYTSYTANAGMLELRVEIAKYMKKQFQLSYDPKSEIIVTVGASEALDIALRAIVDPGDEVIVVEPTFVSYAPLVTLAGGKPVSVGTTVETNFRLMPEQLEKAITPKTKAIMLSFPNNPTGSTMTEDELRGIAKIVEEHDLLVLSDEIYAEMTYDHTHASIANLSGMRERTILISGFSKAFAMTGWRLGFVTAPSDITSAMLKIHQYTMMCASTMAQHAAIEALQSGMEDVKKMVQSYKQRRNYFVKSFDEIGLPCHVPGGAFYAFPSIKNTGLTSEQFAEQLLLSERVAVVPGHVFGSGGEGHIRCSYATSLDNLKEAVTRIERFMKSLK; translated from the coding sequence ATAAGGCGATTTTTTGATTTGGCTTCATCTATGGATAACATCATATCCTTAGGAGTTGGTGAACCTGACTTTATCACGCCGTGGGCTGTTCGTGAAGCGTGTATTTCGTCACTTGAGAGAGGGTACACATCATACACGGCGAACGCAGGTATGTTAGAACTTAGAGTAGAAATTGCAAAATATATGAAAAAACAGTTTCAACTATCATATGACCCGAAAAGTGAGATTATTGTCACCGTTGGGGCAAGTGAGGCGTTAGATATTGCCTTACGAGCGATTGTAGATCCTGGAGACGAAGTCATTGTTGTTGAACCTACATTTGTTTCCTACGCACCATTAGTCACTCTTGCTGGTGGTAAGCCAGTATCAGTTGGGACAACGGTAGAAACAAACTTTCGTTTAATGCCAGAGCAACTTGAAAAAGCCATCACACCAAAGACGAAAGCGATCATGCTAAGCTTTCCGAACAATCCTACAGGCTCAACGATGACTGAAGATGAGCTTCGTGGAATTGCCAAAATTGTTGAAGAGCATGACCTACTCGTTCTTTCGGATGAAATCTATGCTGAAATGACCTACGACCATACCCATGCTAGCATTGCTAATCTATCAGGTATGAGAGAGCGGACAATTTTAATTTCAGGTTTCTCTAAAGCCTTTGCGATGACAGGCTGGCGTTTAGGGTTTGTCACGGCGCCAAGCGATATTACGAGTGCGATGCTAAAGATCCATCAGTACACAATGATGTGTGCCTCAACAATGGCCCAGCATGCGGCAATCGAAGCTTTGCAAAGTGGGATGGAAGATGTTAAAAAAATGGTGCAAAGCTATAAGCAACGTCGCAATTATTTTGTCAAATCATTTGACGAAATCGGTCTGCCTTGCCACGTGCCAGGTGGAGCATTTTATGCGTTTCCTTCTATTAAAAATACAGGGCTCACATCGGAACAGTTTGCTGAGCAATTACTGCTTTCAGAGCGAGTAGCAGTAGTACCAGGTCACGTGTTTGGAAGTGGTGGAGAAGGCCATATCCGTTGTTCGTATGCTACTTCATTGGATAATTTAAAAGAAGCCGTTACGAGAATAGAGCGATTTATGAAGAGTTTAAAGTAG
- a CDS encoding DEAD/DEAH box helicase, with amino-acid sequence MENAFLQFEIAPFLQKGLEKMNIITPTQIQSEAIPQILAGNHVVGRSKTGSGKTLAYLLPLLTNMDETNKELQGIVLAPTHELAMQIFRVMEELTADTSFNIDVFIGSANIKRQLDKLKKQKPQIIVGTPGRILELAQQKKLKIHLCKMVVVDEADRMLQERETRQSFVEISKRMDKETKYMFFSATIPGNLLEDIEALIRAKVTLVSSDAKLETEKVEHAFLKCEDRERIDVARRLVHSLNVKRGIIFVNHLDKVAETTEKFQYKGMKVAALSSDSDKHQRAKVLQQLQSGEIEIVVASDVAARGLDVDDVTHIINIHPPVNEDAYVHRAGRTGRMGKAGVVITLVTHKEFFIIDKFQKKLRIKMNEKELAFGKLTDKKS; translated from the coding sequence ATGGAAAATGCATTTTTACAGTTTGAAATTGCTCCTTTTTTACAAAAAGGATTAGAAAAAATGAATATAATAACACCAACACAAATACAAAGTGAAGCGATTCCACAAATACTAGCGGGGAACCATGTTGTCGGAAGATCTAAAACAGGTTCAGGAAAAACATTAGCGTACCTTCTACCTCTCTTAACGAATATGGATGAGACGAATAAGGAACTTCAAGGTATTGTGTTAGCGCCAACCCATGAGTTAGCGATGCAAATCTTCCGTGTGATGGAAGAGCTTACGGCAGACACAAGCTTTAACATTGATGTTTTTATTGGGAGTGCCAACATTAAGAGGCAGTTAGATAAGTTAAAAAAGCAAAAGCCGCAAATCATTGTCGGAACACCTGGCCGAATTTTGGAACTCGCCCAACAAAAGAAGTTAAAAATTCATTTGTGTAAGATGGTCGTTGTCGATGAGGCTGACAGAATGCTTCAAGAACGAGAAACGCGACAGTCCTTTGTCGAGATTTCAAAACGAATGGATAAAGAAACGAAGTATATGTTTTTTTCAGCGACGATTCCAGGAAATTTATTAGAGGATATTGAAGCATTAATCAGAGCGAAAGTGACGCTTGTTTCAAGTGATGCAAAATTAGAAACAGAAAAGGTAGAGCACGCATTTTTAAAGTGTGAGGATCGCGAACGCATCGATGTCGCAAGGAGACTTGTACACAGCTTAAATGTTAAGCGCGGAATTATTTTTGTAAACCATTTGGATAAAGTAGCAGAAACTACAGAGAAGTTCCAATATAAAGGAATGAAGGTTGCGGCACTTTCAAGTGATAGTGACAAGCATCAACGGGCAAAAGTATTGCAGCAGCTTCAATCCGGTGAAATAGAAATCGTTGTTGCTTCTGATGTGGCAGCAAGAGGTCTTGACGTTGATGATGTAACCCATATCATCAACATACATCCCCCTGTAAATGAAGATGCATATGTTCACCGTGCTGGAAGAACAGGAAGGATGGGGAAAGCGGGGGTAGTGATTACCCTAGTTACCCATAAAGAGTTTTTTATCATAGATAAATTTCAAAAGAAACTACGAATTAAGATGAATGAAAAAGAGCTAGCATTTGGGAAGCTTACGGATAAAAAATCGTAA
- a CDS encoding sodium-dependent transporter, whose amino-acid sequence MSIQNQWSSKIGFILAAAGSAIGLGAIWKLPYVAGTSGGGAFFLIYLLFTIFLGAPLLISEFMIGRSTQKEAISAYESIAPNSYWPWIGKIGVGTSIVLLSFYSVVGGWVVNYFLRSLTGSLTGLELEEYQQLFGTIISNPYQAVGAHLIFILLTVAIVSGGVQKGIERVTRFMMPTLFILFIILVFRSLSLDGAMEGVSFFLKPDFSKVTSDTVLFALGQSFFALSLGISTMVTYSSYLQKGESLPRSMFSVVGLTIFISLLAGLAIFPAVFALGFEPTEGPSLIFTVLPAVFNEMAFGAIFFVAFLALLLFATITSSISLLEIIVASLTKGSNDRRLKTAWTSGIFIFMLGIPSALSFGLLGDSLIFGRTFFDLMDFLVSNIFLPLGALLIAIFVGYKMSKSALFDEMSQGSVVPQWLFKFWYFLIRYVTPAAITFVFLHSLGIL is encoded by the coding sequence ATGTCAATTCAAAATCAATGGTCATCAAAGATCGGCTTTATTTTAGCTGCAGCAGGTTCTGCAATCGGTTTAGGAGCAATTTGGAAACTTCCCTATGTCGCAGGTACAAGCGGTGGCGGTGCTTTTTTCTTAATTTATTTGCTTTTTACAATTTTCTTAGGAGCACCACTTCTTATCTCAGAGTTTATGATTGGTCGAAGTACACAAAAAGAAGCAATATCAGCGTATGAAAGCATTGCCCCTAACTCCTACTGGCCTTGGATTGGGAAAATAGGAGTCGGGACTTCAATTGTCCTTTTATCCTTTTATAGTGTTGTTGGTGGTTGGGTCGTTAATTATTTTTTGCGCAGCTTAACTGGTAGTTTAACCGGTCTTGAGCTTGAGGAATACCAACAGCTTTTTGGAACGATTATTTCAAATCCATATCAAGCGGTGGGAGCTCATCTCATTTTCATTCTACTTACTGTTGCCATCGTTTCTGGAGGGGTCCAAAAAGGGATCGAACGGGTTACCCGTTTTATGATGCCAACTTTATTTATTCTCTTTATTATTTTAGTCTTTCGTTCATTATCACTAGATGGTGCAATGGAGGGTGTGAGCTTTTTCTTAAAGCCTGATTTTTCTAAGGTTACGTCAGATACTGTCTTGTTTGCATTAGGACAATCTTTTTTCGCCTTAAGTTTAGGGATATCAACAATGGTTACTTATAGTTCATATTTGCAAAAAGGGGAAAGTTTACCAAGATCGATGTTTTCTGTTGTTGGGTTAACGATCTTCATCTCGCTTTTAGCTGGACTAGCTATTTTTCCAGCGGTTTTTGCTTTAGGCTTTGAGCCTACAGAGGGACCTAGTCTAATTTTTACGGTATTACCTGCTGTCTTCAATGAAATGGCGTTCGGAGCAATCTTTTTTGTGGCCTTTTTAGCGTTACTTTTATTTGCAACAATTACTTCGTCTATTTCGTTATTAGAAATAATCGTCGCATCACTGACAAAAGGAAGTAATGACCGCCGTCTTAAAACAGCTTGGACTTCTGGCATTTTTATTTTTATGCTAGGGATTCCATCTGCCTTATCCTTTGGTCTATTAGGAGATTCGCTAATCTTTGGGAGAACTTTCTTTGACCTGATGGACTTTTTAGTAAGCAATATTTTTCTACCTTTAGGTGCACTCTTAATCGCAATCTTCGTCGGATATAAGATGTCAAAAAGCGCTTTGTTTGATGAAATGTCACAAGGTTCTGTTGTTCCTCAATGGCTGTTTAAATTTTGGTATTTTCTTATTCGTTATGTAACCCCAGCAGCAATTACTTTCGTATTTTTACACTCTTTAGGGATCTTATAG